In Peptostreptococcus equinus, the DNA window ATATATGATATATTCTTTTTTTTAAGGTCAAAAATAATTTGGTTGATGAATTTGTCATTATATGTATTAACTTTTATTTTCTCTTTTATTTTACAATTTATATTTTCGTCTATAACTATGTCTCTAATTAGTCTATTTATATTTATAATATTATCACTATTATTTATATCATCAAAAATATCAACATTAACATAGTGATTAAAAAAATTTTCATATGCAGAAGTCTTTCTTATATTTTTCATTTCTATAGAAGATAATTTACATACATAGTAAGCCCATAAGTAAAATTTATTCAAACTGATCCCTCCAAGTGTAATTACTTTTTAAAAGTATATCATTTTTACATAAATGATAATTTTAATATAAAAATTTGATAAGTATATCGTAAATATATTTATGGACTAACTCATAAAATATTTATAAAACGCTCTTCTAAAAGAAAATGCCTCTAATATATTATCTGAGCTGATCAATTCTTTTTCTTCTAGATCTGCTATTGTTCTAGATAACTTTACAATGTTCAGATAAGATCTATTGCTCAACCTATACTTATTGTATATTTTATTTAAAACTACTTCAGCGCCAACATCAAATTTACAGTACTCTATCACCTGCTTGTACGACATTTTACTATTTAATTCTATTTTTTCTTTTTTAAATCTATCACTTTGAATTTTTCTCACTTTATTGATTTTTTCTCTGATATTCACTGTTTTTATCAATGTATTATTTAACTTATTATCTTCAATATTATTTAACTTATTATCTTCAATACTGAATGAAACCTCATTAACTTCACAAAATATATCAAACCTATCTAATATAGGCCCAGATA includes these proteins:
- a CDS encoding ATP-binding protein, with product MKFLSCNCIHFIVAMNPCPCGYYNTDKKCICTQNEIDRYRHRISGPILDRFDIFCEVNEVSFSIEDNKLNNIEDNKLNNTLIKTVNIREKINKVRKIQSDRFKKEKIELNSKMSYKQVIEYCKFDVGAEVVLNKIYNKYRLSNRSYLNIVKLSRTIADLEEKELISSDNILEAFSFRRAFYKYFMS